ATTCTCCTCGCCTTTCTTGAGTCTAAGCTTCAGGTACTTCACCCGCCATAGCcagctcttcttcttcttcttcttcttcttcgatcttttccttttcttaattactatttattgtaTGTTTAGGAATTGGATGGGACCAATGCAAGAATTGCAGACTATTTCGATATAATCGCAGGAACAAGCACAGGTGGATTGTTGACCACCATGCTTACAGCTCCCAACAAGGACAACCGTCCCTTGTATGCTGCTAAGGACATCGCCAACTTCTATTTAGAACACTGTCCCAAGATTTTTCCTCAGAGCAGGTAAATTCTAAAAATCAACCACAAAATGATAGATTACGATCataaaaagaaacttacaaTTTGATGCATCATGACCACGTACGGTCAAAGCAAGttcttttataaattagttGTTTTTGTGGGAACAACAGACACAAAAGCTTTGTGAGCTCAGTGACGAGCTTGTTCGGTTCGGTGATGGGACCAAAGTACGACGGTAAGTATCTGAGGTCATTGATGGCCGAGCTACTTGGCAACCTTACTCTGAAACAGACCCTAACCAACGTCATCATACCGACCTTCGATATCAAGTTACTTCAGCCAGTCATCTTTTCAACCAACGATGTATGATGATCAGTcctaattaatttcaataagttcctcaaattatttgaattatttggGCCACAGAATTGAAGTCTctaaatattgttataaattCATGTTTTGTCAGGCAAAACTGGATGATTTGAAGAACGCTAAGCTTTCAGATGCATGCATCAGCACTTCTGCAGCACCCACTTTTCTCCCAGCACACTACTTTGAGACAAAGAATACCGAGGGAAAGACTCGAAGTTTCAATCTCATTGATGGTGGGGTTTCTGCAAATAATCCTGTAAGTTGCTGATTTGATTGTTTCTAGAGCAGTTCTTCTACTTGCAAGTCAGTGTAAGAGATACACTGTCTATAAGTTGAGAAGCTCTCTTATCCATTGTAAACTAAATCCGCAGACGATGATGGCCATAAATCAGATTCGGAAAGAAATGATGATGCAAAAAACTGAGATAAAGGGCATAAAACCATTGGATGAGTGCAAGAGCATGCTAGTTCTATCGTTGGGCACGGGTGCAGCCAAGTACGAAGAGAAGTATAATGCAGCCAAAGCCTCCAAATGGGGTTTGATTAACTGGATGTATGACAATGGCGCCACTCCAttacttgatatatattttgatgcAAGTTCTGATATGGTTGACTTCCATGTGTCCACCCTCTTCCAAGCTCACGAGAGTAAGAATAACTATCTTCGTATTCAGGTAAAGTACGTATTAAATGGGTTTGGTTACATTCGCATTCAGACAGCTTGTTTGGTGTATCAATATGATAAACTAACCAATTCTCCAAATAATCAATCGATTAATGCTCACTCACTTTCATCAATTGGAGACTCGAAGTCTTGAACTAATTTTCAATGAGTGAGGTCCAAAAGTATATAAACTTATGATGAATTTCATGTTTtcaatcaatattaatattgtgaCATGTTTTggacatatatacatgatgattaTAGGATGACAACTTGACTGGAGATGCATCATCCCTTGATCTTGCAACCTCAGAGAATATGCAGAGGCTGGTGGAGATTGGGAAGGAGCTATTGAGGAAGCCAATGTCAAGAGTGAATTTGGATACTGGAAGGTTTGAGGAAATCAAGGACAAGGATACCAATGAAGAAGCACTTGCCTACTTCGCCAAGCTGCTTGTGGAGGAGAAGAAACTCAGGCAAAACCAATGAAACTTTaattttgcaatatatatatatatatatatatatattgaccaGGACCCAATAAATCAAATATCAACAGCTGAAAGCTAATCAATATAAAACAGGGACATCAAATCCCCTGTTCAATAATTTCCACTTCTAATATCTGTACCATTATTCCTCTTTTGACTTTAATTGCACATGGAGGAGGTTATGTTATTTACCTTGAGAGGGTAATGATAAAATGACTTCCATAATTGCTGAAGCTCTAAATCAGATATTAGTATACAAAAACTGCTTCTAAATTCTCGTGCAAGACAAACTTCCAAGAGGAAGAAGCTTTTATAACTTCAAGAGAATTCAGATCAAATAACCTATTGTCTCAACACTATGGCTACGAGTCACCTACCAGAGTCTTCTTGAAGTCTATGATACAATTCTGGAGCCCCTGAAATAGTAGAGATCATGACAGGAAAAGGCATCATTAAATTCTTATCTTTCTGCAGCTTATCTGAATTTACTAATCTTTTGGTAACATAATTAACACTGCTGGGACTATTTTGCAACACTGGGATGATGTGTGTGGTGGAGCCTCAAGATTAGAGTGAAGAGAATAATGGGATGCCAATGGTAAGTCAAAAGTTCAATGATGAGATTGTTTGCCAGTATCAGTAGAGGAAAAGAACAGTACATAAAGCCGGAGTGGCAATCATGCAAAAAAGTgcattgaagtttttttttttttataagtaaaaaaaatgcattgaaGTTCAcgtccttttatttatttttgcgtTTTCTGAATATTTGGGGTCTCGGTTTGCAAGGAGCTGCAGAAACTCTTACCTCTAAGAAGCCAATTTGTCTTTTGCAATTTGTGTGCTGGGGAACCTTGGCAGCTGACTGAATTTATCTTCACATCGCTCTGTCCGACTATTGAGTAAAGTTCTTCCCATTAAATGCTGCGTTGCAATATGAGACATCCAGCTGCTGCGAGTTCTTCATGAACCGATGTTCCAGTAACATGGCAGCTGACGGTCTCTGTGCAGGATTTCTTTGAAAGCAGCACCGAAGAAAATCCTTGCCCTCGGATGACAATGTTTCTGGTATGCTAGGGGTATCCCTCAAAATCTTGAACATGGCTGCAGCCTGGATCCATGAAAAATACAACATAACAAGAGTGGGAAGATCTGAAATGCAAGTGTACAATTAAAGAAACTGTAATAAAAATATACCATCCACTACACTAAATTCAGGGCAGCAGACAAATCTGCAGTTGAGTGGCAATGTCACCCAACTCTACAGATGTAGGTAGTAACATGCAATATAGAACTACTGGTACGTTGTCTCGTTACCCCACTTCAATTTCACAACTCTACAAGCAGACAACTAGACTTCAATGCCAACAGAAACAGCATAACCTAAGCTACACATGATTCTCCACCTCCATATGGAATCCACATGAGAAAGTCAACTCCTGAACTGATTGCTATAAAGATAGAAGCATGCAAAATAAACTGTCTTTtctgccaaaaagaaaaaaaaatgcaggaaAAAATCTGAAGAGCAAAAAATCCACCAAAACCTCCTTAGGCTTGTAAGAACACCTCTACCATCAGTCATTTTAAATACCACGTTTTCTCAGGTATATGATAGAGGTTCCAGACAAGACAATAAATACAAAACTCATTTCTCATACACCAGCAGTTTGTGAGACAGTTGCCTAGCACAACAGAAGGAAAACTGAAggatgtattttatttatatctacATGCATCAAACGACGGTCCAAACAGGAACCTGAGACCAACAATTTTTAACACAGCAATCCAATCAATGGGAAAGGATAGACATTCTGCATATAAACTGATTTAACATGGTTGATTGATTATAACCATGCTCAGTTGTCAGTAAGTTCTCTGGATAGTCTTTACTGATAACAGTAATGCAAAGCAACAACCAAAGgtcatttttcttttgcctGAAACTTACAATACAATGGCATATATGCAAGAGAAACAGCAACTTCTATTGCAACACTGTGAGTTGAAGTTTCATGATAAGTAAAGCAAATATAGGAACGTTAGGGGCCTACCCCTTCAAACTCACTCCAAGGAGGTTTTCCAGTGAGCATTTCAATAATCGTACAACCCAAACTCCAAATATCTACAGCAAGAGCCAGATCGGAGCTGGAATCTCTCTGCATCACACCTTGCATGAGCTGTAGAAAGACAATGATGTCATTATTGGAGGAATACGGTCAATGGAATTAATGTATCAGCAAGAAGATACCTCTGGAGCCATCCAGTATGGACTCCCCTTTAGAGAAAGATCAGCTGCTTGTCCAGTAAGCTGTGTAGACAGTGTCCCAAATTATGCACATGTTTACTTTTCTAAACCTCAGCTCATTACTATGGCAAGGTTAATTATCTACTGGCAATATCAACCATATCAACTAATTAGATATGGGCAATATCAACTAATAAAGGATCCACATGTTTAAAAGCAAGCACCTCGCGATCCACCCAAATGATTGAAGAATGGATCCACATCttccaaactaaaatatttagaagaacAATATTCAGACTAAGGATCATACAACTAGGATTCTGCTTTCAAATGACAGGAGCATGTTGTGGCACATTTGCATgagcaaaaaaaacaaaacaattttcaCAATAGTAGTCTACCAAAATTTTGCACAAACTCCTATGTGAACAATCTTAAATAGAGGTTGGGCaaacaaatatcattttagccttttcaaatttcttcaacAATTACTAAAAATTGTCTGCGTGGGGAAAAAGGAACAAGTAATGGTAGCCCAAAAAACATTTTCTCTACAAAGGTCAAGGAGATAAGGCACTATTATCTACCATATGGAAAAGGGAAACTGGCTATGATGAAAGAGTAACCAttgcacaaaagaaaatattaaaatgcaaatttataaatataaaacaagggaaaaaaaaacaactcacATGTTTAGCCATACCAAAATCAGCAAGCTTGACAACTCCAAAGGAATCAACAAGCAAATTAGCCCCTTTGATGTCCCTATGGGCACAAGGAAAAGAATATTACAATCGCACTTTATGAAAATTATCCCCGTGACTACTTGTCCCATGCTGAATAAATGCatagaaatctttttttttttttttccaagtataAATGCATAGAAATCTTGCATGCTTTAGCACCATTTTCTGATTTTGCAACACCAGGCACAAGCTGCGACTGTctcaaaaagttaaattaaacgTGTACCTATGAATTGTTTTTGTGCTATGCAAGTAAGCCAAACCATTGAGAATATGGCGAGTAAAATTGCGAACGACAGATTCTGTCATGGC
This window of the Juglans regia cultivar Chandler chromosome 12, Walnut 2.0, whole genome shotgun sequence genome carries:
- the LOC109018969 gene encoding patatin-like protein 2; this translates as MANAVGKGKMVTVLSIDGGGIRGIIPGILLAFLESKLQELDGTNARIADYFDIIAGTSTGGLLTTMLTAPNKDNRPLYAAKDIANFYLEHCPKIFPQSRHKSFVSSVTSLFGSVMGPKYDGKYLRSLMAELLGNLTLKQTLTNVIIPTFDIKLLQPVIFSTNDAKLDDLKNAKLSDACISTSAAPTFLPAHYFETKNTEGKTRSFNLIDGGVSANNPTMMAINQIRKEMMMQKTEIKGIKPLDECKSMLVLSLGTGAAKYEEKYNAAKASKWGLINWMYDNGATPLLDIYFDASSDMVDFHVSTLFQAHESKNNYLRIQDDNLTGDASSLDLATSENMQRLVEIGKELLRKPMSRVNLDTGRFEEIKDKDTNEEALAYFAKLLVEEKKLRQNQ